The Streptomyces seoulensis genome contains a region encoding:
- a CDS encoding FtsW/RodA/SpoVE family cell cycle protein: protein MTQAGTAPPTSPATAPGPVLPRRRGVELALIVLAVLLSVYGYCAVGLARTGAVPPGAVGYGAGLGGLALLAHLAVRLRAPYADPLPLPIAVLLNGLGLVLIYRLDLQTPADRAAPAQLVWSTLGVGLFIVVVLVLRDHRVLQRYSYVCVAAALVLLLLPILFPAVNGARIWIRIAGFSIQPGEFAKVLLAVFFAAYLAANRSALAYTGRRIWRLQFPTGRVLGPIVTIWLLSVGVLVLERDLGTSLLFFGLFVVLLYVATGRTGWIAVGLVLAVLGAWAVGHLEPHVHGRIEDWLHPFATIDAGQGPNQLAQSLFAFAAGGMSGTGLGLGHSTLIGFATKSDFILATAGEELGLAGLAAIFLLYALLVERGFRAALALREPFGRLLAVGLASILALQVFVIAGGVTGLIPLTGMAMPFLAQGGSSVVTNWAIVALLIRVSDSARSQYDGKEAP, encoded by the coding sequence ATGACCCAGGCCGGGACCGCGCCGCCCACCTCACCCGCGACCGCCCCGGGCCCCGTGCTGCCCCGGCGGCGCGGGGTGGAACTGGCCCTGATCGTGCTGGCCGTGCTGCTGTCGGTGTACGGCTACTGCGCGGTCGGTCTGGCGCGCACCGGTGCCGTGCCGCCCGGCGCGGTGGGGTACGGCGCGGGGCTCGGCGGGCTGGCGCTGCTGGCGCATCTCGCGGTGCGGCTGCGGGCGCCGTACGCCGATCCGCTGCCGCTGCCCATCGCGGTGCTGCTGAACGGGCTCGGGCTGGTCCTGATCTACCGCCTGGACCTCCAGACCCCGGCCGACCGGGCGGCTCCGGCGCAGTTGGTGTGGTCGACGCTGGGCGTGGGGCTGTTCATCGTGGTGGTGCTGGTGCTGCGCGACCACCGGGTGCTCCAGCGGTACTCGTACGTGTGCGTGGCGGCGGCGCTGGTGCTGTTGCTGCTGCCGATCCTGTTCCCGGCGGTCAACGGCGCCCGGATCTGGATCAGGATCGCCGGGTTCTCCATCCAGCCGGGCGAGTTCGCCAAGGTGCTGCTGGCGGTGTTCTTCGCCGCGTACCTGGCCGCGAACCGCAGCGCGCTCGCGTACACCGGGCGCCGGATCTGGCGGCTGCAGTTCCCGACCGGGCGGGTGCTCGGGCCGATCGTGACCATCTGGCTTCTGAGCGTCGGGGTGCTGGTGCTGGAGCGCGACCTCGGCACCTCGCTGCTGTTCTTCGGCCTGTTCGTGGTGCTGCTGTACGTGGCGACCGGGCGGACCGGCTGGATCGCGGTGGGGCTGGTGCTGGCGGTGCTCGGCGCGTGGGCGGTGGGGCATCTGGAGCCGCACGTGCACGGGCGGATCGAGGACTGGCTGCACCCCTTCGCCACCATCGACGCCGGTCAGGGACCCAATCAGCTCGCGCAGTCGCTGTTCGCCTTCGCGGCGGGCGGGATGTCCGGCACCGGGCTCGGGCTCGGCCACTCCACGCTGATCGGCTTCGCCACCAAGTCGGACTTCATCCTGGCGACCGCCGGTGAGGAGCTGGGCCTCGCCGGTCTGGCGGCGATCTTCCTGCTGTACGCCCTGCTGGTGGAGCGCGGCTTCCGGGCGGCCCTCGCCCTGCGCGAGCCGTTCGGCCGGCTGCTCGCGGTGGGGCTGGCGTCGATCCTGGCGCTCCAGGTGTTCGTGATCGCGGGCGGGGTGACCGGGCTGATCCCGCTGACCGGCATGGCGATGCCGTTCCTCGCCCAGGGCGGCTCGTCGGTCGTCACCAACTGGGCGATCGTGGCCCTGCTGATCCGGGTGAGCGACTCGGCGCGCAGCCAGTACGACGGCAAGGAGGCGCCGTGA
- the ligD gene encoding non-homologous end-joining DNA ligase, with protein sequence MTPVTEVEGRRVTLSNLDKVLYPETGFTKAELVHYYATTAGVLLPHLRDRAVSFLRYPDGPGGQEFFTKNVPPGTPDWVTTAEVPRSAGAARMVVVQDLPSLVWAANLVAEFHTHQWRVRSPDEADRLVFDLDPGSPATVVHCCEVALWLRERLAVDGIETYAKTAGSKGLHLLAAVRGGSSQDASDYAKALAVEGERAMPGLVLHRMTRSLRPGKVFVDWSQNAARKTTAAPYTVRARTAPAVSTPVTWEEVERCREPADLEFLAGDIAPRLERYGDLLAGLLDPDRAAPLP encoded by the coding sequence ATGACGCCAGTGACGGAGGTGGAGGGGCGGCGGGTCACGCTCAGCAACCTGGACAAGGTGCTGTACCCGGAGACCGGCTTCACCAAGGCGGAGCTGGTGCACTACTACGCCACCACCGCCGGGGTGCTGCTGCCGCATCTGCGGGACCGGGCGGTGTCCTTCCTGCGCTATCCGGACGGCCCCGGCGGACAGGAGTTCTTCACCAAGAACGTGCCGCCGGGTACGCCCGACTGGGTCACGACCGCCGAGGTCCCCCGTTCGGCGGGCGCGGCGCGGATGGTGGTGGTCCAGGACCTGCCGAGCCTGGTCTGGGCGGCGAACCTGGTGGCCGAGTTCCACACCCACCAGTGGCGGGTGCGGAGCCCGGACGAGGCCGACCGGCTGGTCTTCGACCTCGACCCCGGCTCGCCCGCGACGGTCGTCCACTGCTGCGAGGTCGCGCTGTGGCTGCGCGAGCGGCTCGCGGTGGACGGCATCGAGACGTACGCCAAGACCGCTGGGTCCAAGGGGCTGCACCTGCTGGCGGCCGTGCGCGGCGGTTCCTCGCAGGACGCCAGCGACTACGCCAAGGCGCTCGCGGTGGAGGGTGAGCGGGCGATGCCCGGGCTGGTGCTGCACCGGATGACGCGCAGCCTGCGGCCGGGCAAGGTGTTCGTCGACTGGAGCCAGAACGCCGCCCGCAAGACCACGGCCGCTCCCTACACCGTGCGCGCCCGCACCGCCCCCGCCGTCTCCACGCCCGTCACCTGGGAGGAGGTCGAGCGCTGCCGCGAACCGGCCGACCTGGAGTTCCTGGCCGGGGACATCGCGCCCCGGCTGGAGCGGTACGGGGACCTCCTCGCCGGCCTGCTGGACCCCGACCGGGCCGCGCCGCTGCCCTGA
- a CDS encoding SH3 domain-containing protein: MSLRSVLFHGLALAAVTGVLLGGAVPAGAADGPVPAAQQPEGAGGPDGQAGGRGDRDPRRYDGVVTAKGGIWLHDRPDRGTRRVRFAEQGEHVSIYCKVNGDRVSGNPLWYLLTDGTWAWASARYIGNVGPAPRWC, encoded by the coding sequence ATGTCCCTGCGTTCCGTCCTCTTCCACGGCCTGGCACTGGCGGCCGTGACGGGCGTACTGCTCGGCGGGGCCGTGCCCGCCGGTGCCGCGGACGGGCCGGTACCGGCCGCCCAGCAGCCGGAGGGCGCCGGGGGTCCCGACGGGCAGGCGGGCGGCCGGGGCGACCGCGACCCGCGCCGCTACGACGGCGTGGTCACGGCCAAGGGCGGCATCTGGCTGCACGACCGCCCGGACCGCGGCACCCGCCGCGTCCGCTTCGCCGAGCAGGGCGAGCACGTGTCCATCTACTGCAAGGTGAACGGCGACCGGGTGAGCGGCAACCCGCTGTGGTACCTGCTCACGGACGGCACCTGGGCATGGGCCTCGGCCCGGTACATCGGCAACGTCGGGCCCGCCCCGCGCTGGTGCTGA
- a CDS encoding C40 family peptidase, with amino-acid sequence MSGTLLHLACTAAMAAQVALAPLPAAAAPEPQRPVTQLLTDLQRLYRQTEQATETYNATAEKLTAQRAEVRRLDGELARARLALRDSRGDAGRLARAQYQNSSGGFSPYVRLLLARDPQQALDEGHVIGRVATERAATLDRLTGAEKRADTLAGAARKALDTQLTLADRHRKQRDDVTRRLSEVERLLASLTPEQQGEVSRLEQDGVAQAQQRLTDSGALGEDRPASAEGGRAVGYALDQIGKPYRWGAVGPASFDCSGLTSRAWARAGTPIPRTSQEQWARLPHVPLNSLRPGDLVIYFPEATHVALYLGDGKVVQAPRTGENVRISPLASNPVLGAVRPDAAPRRL; translated from the coding sequence ATGTCAGGAACCCTGCTGCACCTGGCCTGTACGGCCGCGATGGCGGCCCAGGTCGCGCTCGCGCCCCTGCCCGCGGCGGCCGCGCCGGAGCCGCAGCGCCCGGTCACCCAGCTCCTGACGGACCTTCAGCGGCTGTACCGGCAGACCGAGCAGGCCACCGAGACCTACAACGCCACCGCCGAGAAGCTGACCGCGCAGCGCGCCGAGGTGCGGCGCCTGGACGGTGAACTGGCCCGCGCGCGGCTGGCGTTGCGTGACAGCCGGGGTGACGCCGGACGGCTGGCCCGGGCGCAGTACCAGAACAGCTCCGGCGGCTTCTCCCCCTACGTGCGGCTGCTGCTGGCCCGCGATCCGCAGCAGGCGCTCGACGAGGGCCATGTCATCGGCCGGGTCGCCACCGAGCGCGCCGCCACCCTGGACCGGCTGACCGGCGCCGAGAAGCGCGCGGACACCCTGGCCGGGGCGGCCCGCAAGGCCCTGGACACCCAGCTCACGCTGGCCGACCGGCACAGGAAGCAGCGCGACGACGTGACGCGGCGCCTGTCCGAGGTGGAACGCCTCCTCGCCTCGCTCACCCCGGAGCAGCAGGGGGAGGTGTCCCGGCTGGAGCAGGACGGGGTGGCACAGGCACAGCAGCGCCTCACCGACTCCGGAGCCCTCGGCGAGGACCGGCCCGCCTCGGCGGAGGGCGGCCGCGCGGTGGGCTACGCCCTGGACCAGATCGGCAAGCCGTACCGCTGGGGCGCCGTGGGCCCCGCCTCCTTCGACTGCTCGGGCCTGACCTCACGCGCCTGGGCCCGCGCGGGCACCCCGATCCCCCGCACCAGCCAGGAGCAGTGGGCCCGTCTCCCCCACGTACCGCTGAACAGCCTGCGCCCCGGCGACCTGGTGATCTACTTCCCCGAAGCGACCCACGTCGCCCTCTACCTGGGCGACGGCAAGGTGGTCCAGGCCCCTCGCACCGGGGAGAACGTGCGGATCTCCCCTCTGGCGTCCAATCCGGTGCTGGGCGCCGTACGACCGGACGCGGCCCCGCGCCGCCTGTGA
- a CDS encoding AurF N-oxygenase family protein, with protein MTTLTEEDALDGLRDALGALKDREQVAERLLVSSAKHSFDPDKELDWDAPFEEGKWFWPPELVSLYGTPLWHRMSEEQRIDLSRHEAAALASLGIWFELILMQLLVRHIYDKPATSAHVRYALTEIEDECRHSKMFARVITRGGTPWYPVSRAHQNLGRLFKTISTTPGSFTATLLGEEVLDWMQRLTFPDERVQPLIRGVTRIHVVEEARHVRYAREELRRQMVTAPKWSREFTRVTSGEFARIFSVAFINPEVYTNVGLDRREALAQVKASGHRREVMQSGSKRLTDFLDEIGVLRGAGRRLWKASGLLA; from the coding sequence ATGACGACCCTGACGGAAGAGGACGCGCTCGACGGGCTGCGCGACGCGCTGGGCGCGCTCAAGGACCGGGAGCAGGTGGCCGAGCGACTGCTCGTCTCCTCCGCCAAGCACTCCTTCGACCCGGACAAGGAGCTGGACTGGGACGCCCCCTTCGAGGAGGGCAAGTGGTTCTGGCCCCCGGAGCTGGTGTCGCTGTACGGCACCCCGCTGTGGCACCGGATGAGCGAGGAGCAGCGCATCGACCTCTCCCGGCACGAGGCGGCCGCGCTGGCCTCGCTGGGCATCTGGTTCGAGCTGATCCTCATGCAGTTGCTGGTCCGGCACATCTACGACAAGCCGGCCACCAGCGCTCATGTGCGGTACGCGCTCACCGAGATCGAGGACGAGTGCCGGCACTCCAAGATGTTCGCCCGCGTGATCACCCGGGGCGGCACCCCCTGGTACCCGGTGAGCCGGGCCCACCAGAACCTCGGGCGCCTGTTCAAGACCATCTCCACCACGCCCGGTTCCTTCACCGCCACGCTGCTCGGCGAGGAGGTGCTGGACTGGATGCAGCGCCTCACCTTCCCCGACGAGCGGGTGCAGCCCCTGATCCGGGGCGTCACGCGCATCCACGTCGTGGAGGAGGCCCGGCACGTCCGGTACGCCCGTGAGGAGCTGCGCCGCCAGATGGTGACGGCGCCGAAGTGGTCGCGGGAGTTCACCCGCGTCACCTCCGGCGAGTTCGCGCGGATCTTCTCCGTCGCCTTCATCAACCCGGAGGTGTACACCAACGTCGGCCTCGACAGGCGCGAGGCACTGGCCCAGGTGAAGGCCAGCGGACACCGGCGCGAGGTGATGCAGAGCGGCTCGAAGCGGCTGACCGACTTCCTGGACGAGATCGGCGTGCTGCGCGGCGCCGGCCGGCGGCTGTGGAAGGCGTCGGGGCTGCTGGCGTGA
- a CDS encoding Ku protein has translation MRSIWNGAISFGLVSIPIKLVNATENHAVSFRQVHTEDNGRIRYRKVCELEDREVTQSEIGKAYEGADGEIIPITEDDLSHLPLPTARTIDIVAFVPADSVDPLQMDAAYYIAAAGAPAAKPYTLLREALKRSHKVAIAKFALRGRERLGMLRVVGDVIVLHGLLWPDEVRAPEGVAPDVDVTVRDKELDLADALMDTLGEVDMSELHDEYREALEEVIAAKAAGEAPPETPAPAGSGKVLDLMAALEKSVREARESRGGEAEVRNLHGRGTPKETGAKKSTATTGKAAAKKTASPRKSTSKAGERAGAGKQATKSTARSASTAKSTSKAAAKKSAAKKTPAKKPTAKKAASGKRSA, from the coding sequence GTGCGATCCATATGGAACGGCGCCATCTCCTTCGGCCTCGTCAGCATCCCGATCAAGCTGGTGAACGCCACCGAGAACCACGCGGTCTCCTTCCGCCAGGTCCACACCGAGGACAACGGCCGCATCCGCTACCGCAAGGTCTGCGAACTGGAGGACCGCGAGGTCACCCAGTCCGAGATCGGCAAGGCGTACGAGGGCGCCGACGGCGAGATCATCCCGATCACCGAGGACGACCTCTCCCACCTCCCGCTGCCCACCGCCCGCACGATCGACATCGTCGCCTTCGTACCGGCCGACAGCGTCGACCCCCTCCAGATGGACGCGGCGTACTACATCGCCGCCGCCGGAGCCCCGGCCGCCAAGCCGTACACCCTGCTGCGCGAGGCCCTCAAGCGCAGCCACAAGGTCGCCATCGCCAAGTTCGCGCTGCGCGGGCGGGAGCGGCTGGGGATGCTGCGCGTGGTCGGCGACGTGATCGTCCTGCACGGCCTGCTCTGGCCGGACGAGGTACGCGCCCCCGAGGGCGTCGCCCCGGACGTGGACGTCACCGTCCGGGACAAGGAGCTCGACCTCGCGGACGCCCTGATGGACACCCTGGGCGAGGTCGACATGTCCGAGCTCCACGACGAGTACCGCGAGGCCCTGGAGGAGGTCATCGCCGCCAAGGCCGCCGGCGAGGCCCCGCCCGAGACCCCCGCCCCGGCCGGCAGCGGCAAGGTCCTCGACCTGATGGCGGCGCTGGAGAAGAGCGTCCGCGAGGCCCGCGAGTCGCGGGGCGGAGAGGCGGAGGTCAGGAACCTGCACGGCCGGGGCACCCCCAAGGAGACGGGCGCGAAGAAGTCGACGGCCACGACGGGGAAGGCGGCGGCGAAGAAGACCGCGAGCCCGCGGAAGTCGACGTCGAAGGCGGGGGAGCGGGCCGGGGCGGGGAAGCAGGCGACGAAGTCGACGGCCAGGTCCGCGTCGACGGCCAAGTCCACGTCCAAGGCGGCGGCGAAGAAGTCCGCGGCCAAGAAGACGCCCGCGAAGAAGCCGACGGCGAAGAAGGCGGCTTCGGGGAAGCGGTCGGCTTGA
- a CDS encoding DNA cytosine methyltransferase has product MSELREKHPEVGTCVELFAGGGGLAMGVHNAGFRPLLVNEYAKRAIETLQTNEMPGGGKWPLKPGDVRLLRNDFKDLRGKVDVLAGGPPCQPFSLGGVAKGTEDERNMFPQMFRAIQEMRPKAVICENVRGLLRKSFNPYFQYILNEMRLPFVEREKDATWEEHNEVLEKLLANDSVPASERYIVQHHPVNAADFGVPQIRQRVVIVAFRADLGLNDAEWDKFAPKDTHSDEALIHSMREGGEYWARHREVSEAAKARAIANLPKLNYNNPKTKEKLTLRPWRTLRDAIHGVDEFEGRSLPPVSEEAVNGKEQVGVISDHFGWPGARVYTGHTPNLLDRPAKTVKAGVHGVPGGESVMMMDDPTFDGSGYRYMTVRETARVMTFPDEWTLAGPRGEKMRQLGNAVPVKLGTVFADAVAAALNSVGALEKS; this is encoded by the coding sequence ATGTCTGAGCTGCGAGAGAAGCATCCCGAGGTGGGTACCTGTGTCGAGTTGTTCGCTGGCGGCGGCGGCCTCGCCATGGGGGTCCATAACGCTGGCTTCCGACCGCTGCTCGTGAACGAGTACGCCAAGCGGGCCATCGAGACCCTCCAGACGAACGAGATGCCGGGGGGCGGGAAGTGGCCGCTGAAGCCGGGTGACGTCCGCCTACTACGGAACGACTTCAAGGACCTGAGAGGCAAGGTCGACGTTCTCGCTGGCGGGCCACCATGCCAGCCGTTCAGTCTGGGCGGCGTCGCCAAGGGGACGGAGGACGAGCGGAACATGTTTCCGCAGATGTTCCGCGCCATCCAAGAGATGCGACCGAAGGCCGTCATCTGCGAGAACGTTCGGGGTCTGCTCCGGAAATCGTTCAACCCCTACTTCCAGTACATCCTCAACGAGATGAGGCTCCCCTTCGTCGAGCGTGAGAAGGACGCAACGTGGGAGGAACACAACGAGGTTCTGGAGAAGCTGCTCGCCAACGACTCGGTGCCCGCCTCCGAGCGTTACATCGTGCAGCATCATCCCGTGAACGCCGCTGATTTCGGTGTCCCACAGATCCGGCAGCGGGTCGTGATCGTCGCCTTTCGTGCCGACCTCGGATTGAACGATGCCGAATGGGACAAATTTGCACCGAAGGACACGCACTCCGACGAGGCGCTGATCCATTCCATGCGTGAGGGCGGAGAGTACTGGGCCCGCCACCGGGAGGTCTCGGAGGCAGCGAAGGCTCGCGCCATCGCGAATCTGCCGAAGCTCAACTACAACAACCCGAAGACCAAAGAGAAGCTCACCCTTCGGCCGTGGCGGACTCTTCGGGACGCGATCCACGGTGTTGACGAGTTCGAGGGACGCTCCCTGCCGCCAGTCAGCGAGGAGGCGGTCAACGGTAAGGAACAGGTGGGGGTGATCTCCGACCACTTTGGGTGGCCTGGCGCCCGGGTCTACACCGGGCATACCCCCAACCTCCTTGACCGGCCGGCTAAGACTGTCAAGGCTGGTGTGCACGGCGTCCCCGGCGGTGAGTCCGTGATGATGATGGACGACCCGACGTTCGATGGAAGCGGCTACCGATACATGACGGTCCGCGAGACCGCGCGAGTTATGACCTTCCCGGATGAGTGGACGCTCGCTGGCCCGCGTGGCGAGAAAATGAGGCAGCTGGGGAACGCTGTGCCGGTGAAGCTGGGCACGGTGTTCGCGGACGCAGTCGCCGCCGCCCTGAACTCGGTCGGTGCCCTGGAGAAGTCATGA
- a CDS encoding penicillin-binding transpeptidase domain-containing protein, whose product MAPYIRHALGFCGLLLLALLVNAGRVQVVEAGSYDGNPANRRSAIARYQQPRGNILVGGAPVTGSRDTGEQLRFERTYLDGPLYAPVTGFASQRYGSTFLEHAEDGLLSGTDPLLSGFPVWNDAAREPGPGGNVVTTLDAKAQLAAFRGLGGRKGAVAAIEPATGKVLALVSTPSYDPARLSGNSAAASAAWERLNADPEKPMLNRAVRQTYPPGSTFKVVTAAAALDAGVVTDPDAPTDSPDPYRLPGTTTRLTNEADGCRNTSLREAFAWSCNTVFAKLGVDVGLADMAATARAFGFNDTGLRVPFAVSQSTFDTTVDKAQLGLSSIGQYNTRATPLQMAMVSAAVANGGQARAPYLVERTTRSGGETVAGGRAHPLTQVMRPSTAFQLKDLMRDAVERGTGGNAAIRGAMVGGKTGTAQHGVGNTGVPYAWFVSWAQADGAPEPEVAVAVVVEDASADRGEISGGGDAAPIAREVMRAVLGS is encoded by the coding sequence ATGGCCCCGTACATCCGGCACGCCCTGGGCTTCTGCGGCCTCCTCCTGCTGGCCCTGCTGGTCAACGCGGGCCGCGTGCAGGTGGTGGAGGCCGGGTCGTACGACGGCAATCCGGCCAACCGGCGCTCGGCCATCGCCCGTTACCAGCAGCCGCGCGGGAACATCCTGGTCGGCGGCGCGCCGGTCACCGGTTCCCGTGACACGGGCGAGCAGTTGCGCTTCGAACGCACCTATCTGGACGGCCCGTTGTACGCCCCGGTGACCGGCTTCGCCTCGCAGCGGTACGGCTCGACGTTCCTGGAGCACGCGGAGGACGGACTGCTGTCCGGTACCGATCCGCTGCTGTCGGGGTTCCCGGTGTGGAACGACGCGGCCCGCGAGCCGGGCCCCGGCGGGAACGTCGTCACCACGCTGGACGCGAAGGCGCAGCTCGCCGCGTTCCGGGGGCTGGGCGGGCGCAAGGGGGCGGTGGCGGCGATCGAGCCGGCCACGGGCAAGGTGCTGGCGCTGGTGTCCACCCCGTCGTACGACCCGGCGCGGCTGTCCGGGAACAGTGCGGCCGCCTCCGCGGCGTGGGAGCGGCTGAACGCCGATCCGGAGAAGCCGATGCTCAACCGGGCGGTGCGGCAGACGTATCCGCCGGGTTCGACGTTCAAGGTGGTCACGGCGGCGGCCGCGCTGGACGCGGGGGTGGTCACGGATCCGGACGCGCCCACCGACTCCCCCGACCCCTACCGGCTGCCGGGCACCACGACCCGGCTGACCAACGAGGCCGACGGCTGCCGGAACACCTCGCTGCGGGAGGCGTTCGCGTGGTCCTGCAACACGGTGTTCGCCAAGCTGGGCGTGGACGTGGGGCTCGCGGACATGGCGGCGACGGCGCGGGCCTTCGGCTTCAACGACACCGGGCTGCGGGTGCCGTTCGCGGTGTCGCAGTCGACCTTCGACACGACGGTGGACAAGGCGCAGTTGGGGCTGTCCTCCATCGGGCAGTACAACACGCGGGCGACCCCGCTGCAGATGGCGATGGTCTCGGCGGCGGTGGCGAACGGCGGGCAGGCGCGGGCGCCGTATCTGGTGGAGCGGACCACCCGGTCCGGGGGCGAGACGGTGGCGGGCGGCCGTGCGCATCCGCTGACGCAGGTGATGCGGCCGTCGACGGCGTTCCAGTTGAAGGACCTGATGCGGGACGCGGTCGAGCGGGGCACGGGCGGCAACGCGGCGATCCGGGGTGCCATGGTCGGCGGCAAGACGGGTACCGCGCAGCACGGGGTCGGCAACACCGGGGTGCCGTACGCCTGGTTCGTCTCCTGGGCGCAGGCGGACGGCGCCCCGGAGCCGGAGGTGGCGGTGGCGGTGGTGGTGGAGGACGCCTCCGCGGACCGGGGGGAGATCAGCGGGGGCGGGGACGCGGCGCCGATCGCCCGCGAGGTGATGCGGGCTGTGCTGGGTTCCTGA
- a CDS encoding TetR/AcrR family transcriptional regulator, with protein MTPQAATPAYRRLSVERRRSQLLESALSLFAHRAPEDVSLDDVAEAAGVSRPLVYRYFPGGKQQLYEAALKSAAEALRLCFDEPRQGPLAPRLARALDRYLAFVEEHDTGFSALLQGGSVVGTSRTTAIVDEVRRTAAEHLFSHLGVAEPGPRLRMTVRMWIAAVEASSLIWLDEGKRPPRDELRDWLVEQFTAVLAVTAGRDPQTAAVVAAVSGDDRH; from the coding sequence ATGACCCCGCAGGCCGCCACCCCCGCCTATCGACGCCTCAGTGTGGAGCGGCGCCGCAGCCAGCTTCTGGAGTCGGCGCTGTCCCTCTTCGCGCACCGCGCGCCCGAGGACGTGTCGCTGGACGACGTGGCGGAGGCGGCCGGGGTCTCCCGGCCGCTGGTCTACCGCTACTTCCCCGGCGGCAAGCAGCAGCTCTACGAGGCCGCGCTGAAGTCGGCCGCCGAGGCGCTGCGGCTGTGCTTCGACGAACCCCGCCAGGGCCCGCTGGCACCCCGGCTCGCGCGCGCCCTGGACCGCTATCTGGCCTTCGTGGAAGAGCACGACACCGGGTTCAGCGCCCTGCTCCAGGGCGGCAGCGTGGTGGGGACCTCCCGGACGACGGCCATCGTGGACGAGGTGCGCCGTACCGCCGCCGAGCATCTCTTCAGCCACCTCGGGGTGGCCGAGCCGGGCCCCCGGCTGCGGATGACGGTGCGGATGTGGATCGCGGCGGTGGAGGCGTCGTCCCTGATCTGGCTGGACGAGGGCAAGCGTCCGCCCAGGGACGAGTTGCGGGACTGGCTGGTCGAGCAGTTCACGGCCGTGCTGGCGGTGACCGCCGGGCGCGACCCGCAGACGGCGGCCGTCGTCGCCGCGGTCAGCGGGGATGACCGACACTGA
- a CDS encoding very short patch repair endonuclease: MTANKGKDTKPELKLRTALHRRGLRYRVGIRPLPELRRTADVVFPKAKVAVFVDGCFWHGCPDHYRPARKSGAEWGQKIKDNRDRDASTTIALKDEGWMVLRFWEHEDLELAAEEIKATVECRRAAL, from the coding sequence ATGACCGCGAACAAGGGCAAAGACACCAAACCGGAGCTGAAATTGCGCACCGCCCTGCACCGCAGAGGGCTGCGCTACCGGGTGGGTATTCGCCCGCTCCCCGAGCTGCGACGCACAGCGGACGTCGTCTTCCCCAAAGCCAAGGTAGCGGTCTTCGTCGACGGTTGCTTCTGGCACGGCTGCCCAGATCACTACCGACCTGCCAGAAAGAGCGGCGCGGAGTGGGGGCAGAAGATCAAGGACAATCGAGACCGCGACGCATCCACCACAATCGCGCTCAAGGATGAGGGCTGGATGGTGCTCCGCTTCTGGGAGCACGAGGATCTAGAGCTTGCCGCCGAGGAAATCAAGGCGACAGTTGAGTGCCGTAGAGCCGCACTCTGA